The following proteins are co-located in the Streptomyces sp. NBC_00435 genome:
- a CDS encoding SpoIIE family protein phosphatase: MSGEASGETWRDSLWHSSPPGSIYDYIKVASFSIGPDGLIDQWSLRAEEIFGLTAVQAVGRDPVDAFMPPELRAGGHRRVAEILDGKEWTGLIPFRMPGGDGAHGVAEIYVMPTQTESAERAALCVVVDVRALRRIESDLAASQAIFGQSPFGFLLFGTDLTVQRANRRFATVFGGAAEEHRGRTVHDYLPPREADRMAEALRRVLETGDSVNDLQITGAAPGSRENRHWSINLYRVHGGTGRPVGVAGIGIDVTRRHLAAREAAGVRRNLALLNEAGHRIGNSLDLETTARELLDVTVPGFCDLAAVDLYQGLLLGDDDRPARPQGPGVPSLPGQGPGRAPSAPLRRVAFASAVSDAPLSGPGALVSVGEVHRYPAGSPGAFALRTARPRLVEGGGPESGDLVQSTLVVPLVAHDTVVGLAQFSRTKGSEPFGERDRAVAVELAARAAVCIDNARLYRREHERALMLQRSLLPPGDPEAAGLDIACRYLPGNAATEVGGDWFDVIELPGHRTALVVGDVMGRGLRAAVAMGELRTAVRTLALLDLEPAEVLTALDEIARGLGAPGGSQQASRAALHSRDADRSEVYLATCVYAVYDPVTRRCTIANAGHMPPVLVEPVEEGGVPRPGLLLEIPTGMPLGVGGEPFEEVEVELPEGALLALYTDGLVESRDHPLEEGLRGLRDALADPARPLEEVCDHVLNTLDTRHGEDDIALLMARVQGLPMDAVGDWQLPREARSVGRARELARAKLPAWGLEGLLDTTELLVSELVTNALRYGEGEIRLRLLLDRTLVCEVWDANLVQPRRRRARDTDEGGRGLQLVGLLSAGWGTRRTHRGKTVWFELPLPGAVAEAVGELSAEQLLSMYG; the protein is encoded by the coding sequence GTGTCCGGGGAGGCGTCCGGGGAGACCTGGCGCGACTCCCTGTGGCACAGCAGCCCGCCTGGCTCGATATATGACTACATAAAGGTCGCTTCCTTCTCGATCGGGCCCGACGGGCTGATCGACCAGTGGAGTCTGCGCGCCGAAGAAATCTTCGGGCTGACCGCGGTGCAGGCCGTCGGCCGCGACCCGGTCGACGCCTTCATGCCCCCGGAGCTCCGGGCCGGCGGGCACCGCCGGGTGGCCGAGATTCTCGACGGCAAGGAATGGACCGGCCTGATCCCCTTCCGGATGCCCGGCGGCGACGGTGCGCACGGGGTGGCTGAGATCTATGTGATGCCCACTCAGACCGAATCCGCCGAGCGGGCCGCGCTCTGCGTCGTGGTCGACGTACGGGCGCTGCGCCGGATCGAATCCGATCTGGCGGCCTCGCAGGCGATATTCGGTCAATCACCCTTCGGGTTCCTGCTCTTCGGTACCGACCTCACCGTGCAGCGCGCCAACCGCCGCTTCGCGACCGTCTTCGGCGGCGCCGCCGAGGAACACCGCGGCCGCACCGTCCACGACTACCTGCCTCCGCGCGAGGCCGACCGGATGGCCGAGGCGCTGCGCCGGGTCCTGGAGACCGGCGACTCGGTCAACGACCTCCAGATCACCGGCGCCGCCCCCGGCAGCCGGGAGAACCGCCACTGGTCCATCAACCTCTACCGGGTCCACGGCGGCACGGGCCGTCCCGTCGGCGTCGCCGGAATCGGCATCGACGTGACCCGCCGCCACCTCGCCGCCCGCGAGGCGGCCGGGGTCCGGCGCAACCTGGCCCTGCTCAACGAGGCCGGACACCGCATCGGGAACTCCCTGGACCTGGAGACCACCGCCCGCGAGCTCCTCGACGTCACCGTCCCGGGCTTCTGCGACCTGGCCGCCGTCGACCTCTACCAGGGGCTGCTCCTCGGAGACGACGACCGGCCCGCCCGCCCACAGGGCCCCGGTGTGCCCAGCCTGCCCGGCCAGGGTCCGGGACGTGCGCCCTCGGCTCCGCTGCGGCGGGTCGCCTTCGCCTCGGCCGTGTCGGACGCGCCGCTGTCAGGACCCGGCGCGCTGGTCTCCGTAGGGGAGGTCCACCGGTATCCGGCCGGATCGCCGGGCGCGTTCGCGCTGCGCACGGCGCGGCCGCGGCTGGTGGAGGGCGGCGGACCGGAGTCCGGTGACCTCGTCCAGTCCACGCTCGTCGTCCCGCTGGTCGCGCACGACACGGTGGTCGGGCTCGCGCAGTTCTCCCGTACGAAGGGCAGCGAGCCCTTCGGGGAACGCGACCGGGCGGTCGCGGTGGAGCTCGCCGCGCGGGCGGCCGTGTGCATCGACAACGCGCGGCTCTACCGGCGCGAGCACGAGCGCGCGCTGATGCTGCAGCGCAGCCTGCTGCCTCCCGGCGACCCGGAGGCCGCCGGACTCGACATCGCCTGCCGCTACCTGCCCGGGAACGCGGCCACCGAGGTCGGCGGCGACTGGTTCGACGTCATCGAGCTGCCCGGCCACCGCACGGCGCTGGTCGTCGGCGACGTCATGGGCCGGGGACTGCGGGCGGCCGTCGCGATGGGCGAACTGCGCACCGCGGTACGAACGCTCGCGCTGCTGGACCTGGAACCGGCCGAGGTGCTGACCGCACTCGACGAGATCGCCCGGGGCCTCGGGGCGCCCGGCGGATCCCAGCAGGCGTCACGCGCCGCGCTGCACTCGCGGGACGCCGACCGCTCCGAGGTCTACCTCGCGACGTGCGTCTACGCCGTGTACGACCCGGTCACGCGGCGCTGCACCATAGCCAACGCGGGCCACATGCCCCCCGTGCTGGTGGAACCGGTGGAGGAGGGCGGCGTGCCGAGGCCCGGACTGCTGCTGGAGATCCCGACCGGAATGCCGCTGGGCGTGGGCGGGGAACCCTTCGAGGAGGTCGAGGTCGAACTCCCGGAGGGCGCGCTGCTCGCGCTGTACACCGACGGCCTGGTCGAATCCCGGGACCACCCGCTGGAGGAGGGCCTGCGGGGCCTGCGGGACGCGTTGGCGGACCCCGCGCGTCCCTTGGAGGAGGTCTGCGACCACGTCCTGAACACCCTGGACACCCGGCACGGCGAGGACGACATCGCCCTGCTGATGGCCCGGGTCCAGGGCCTCCCGATGGACGCGGTCGGCGACTGGCAGCTGCCGCGCGAGGCCCGCTCGGTGGGCCGGGCGCGCGAGCTGGCCCGCGCGAAGCTGCCCGCGTGGGGTCTGGAAGGGCTGCTGGACACCACGGAACTGCTGGTCAGCGAGCTCGTCACCAATGCCCTGCGCTACGGAGAGGGGGAGATCCGGCTGCGCCTCCTGCTGGACCGGACCCTCGTCTGTGAGGTCTGGGACGCCAACCTGGTCCAGCCCCGCCGCCGTCGCGCGCGCGACACGGACGAGGGCGGCCGCGGTCTCCAGCTGGTCGGCCTGCTCTCGGCGGGCTGGGGAACCCGCCGCACCCACCGGGGCAAGACGGTCTGGTTCGAACTTCCGCTGCCGGGCGCGGTGGCGGAGGCGGTGGGGGAACTCTCGGCGGAGCAGCTGCTGAGCATGTACGGGTAG
- a CDS encoding PspA/IM30 family protein: MSKQTILGRVTQLAKANINSLLDQAEDPQKMLDQLIRDYTNNISEAEQAVATTIGNLRMLEADHKEDVDAAAEWGGKALAASKKGDELRAAGSTADADKFDNLAKVALGRQMQSEKEATTAEPTIAAQTDVVDKLKSGLDSMKNKLTELTAKRDELVARAKTAQAQNTMMDAVKNIDVMDPTSDLTRFEDKVRREEALALGKQELAASSLDSQFESLDNLGKTSEIEARLAALKAGRAA, encoded by the coding sequence ATGAGCAAGCAGACCATCCTCGGCCGCGTCACCCAGCTCGCCAAAGCCAACATCAACTCCCTGCTGGACCAGGCCGAGGACCCGCAGAAGATGCTGGACCAGCTGATCCGCGACTACACGAACAACATCTCGGAGGCGGAGCAGGCCGTCGCCACCACCATCGGCAACCTGCGGATGCTGGAGGCCGACCACAAGGAGGACGTGGACGCGGCCGCCGAGTGGGGCGGCAAGGCCCTCGCCGCGAGCAAGAAGGGGGACGAGCTGCGGGCGGCGGGTTCGACGGCGGACGCCGACAAGTTCGACAACCTCGCCAAGGTCGCCCTCGGCCGCCAGATGCAGTCGGAGAAGGAGGCGACGACGGCCGAGCCGACGATCGCCGCCCAGACCGATGTGGTCGACAAGCTCAAGTCCGGGCTGGACTCGATGAAGAACAAGCTGACCGAGCTGACGGCCAAGCGCGACGAACTGGTGGCCCGCGCCAAGACCGCCCAGGCGCAGAACACGATGATGGACGCGGTCAAGAACATCGACGTCATGGACCCCACCAGCGACCTGACCCGCTTCGAGGACAAGGTCCGCCGCGAGGAGGCCTTGGCGCTGGGCAAGCAGGAACTCGCGGCGTCCTCACTGGATTCGCAGTTCGAGTCCCTGGACAACCTCGGCAAGACCTCGGAGATCGAGGCCCGCCTGGCCGCCCTGAAGGCCGGCAGGGCCGCCTGA
- a CDS encoding TPM domain-containing protein, with translation MLALTGWVTATAPAARADDPVTLSQQGQITDRVGALGDRGAAVTAALDKLYSDRRIQLFVTYVRDFSGRSAQSWADATAQKNGLGQNDVLLAVATGARQYAYSADADSGFTAEQLAAVAQTAVEPALKQNDWAGAAIGAANGYDAVLGGRPVPVPAITPGEADPGGASASGGSGAGDFVLPVVAVGAAGALGAYAYSRRKRRNASGGGDPKTTGWSGQDTPPAPPALPDLDAKARAMLVGTDDAIRTSTEELGFATAQFGEEAVAAFTAAVEYGKGELTAAFRLRQQLDDAYPEDDATRRRMLDEIVARCTEASRRLDAETADFDRLRDLEKNAPQALATVEGHFRELTGRTTTAEATLTALGRQYADSASAPVASNPEQAKDRLLFATTSLGEARAALGTGDNGRAAVHVRAAEGAVDQATTLVDAVERRAQELAEAAGKLTGALNETDTDLADARGLLTGTTEGTSTADLRGRISRAEAVLADVRQEQSAGRYDPLDALRRVEEADAALDEALAGARERESGRQRATALLDQALLTARSAIGAAADYITTSRGAVGSQARTRLAEAQRHLERSASLAGPDPAGALAEAQQADSLARQAQQLAEQDVRGYQNPYGGGGRQQGSGMSGAVLGGIILGEILNGGRGRGGGGFGGGFGGGGGFGGGGGGSGPGSFGGGGTRGRMGGGGRF, from the coding sequence CTGCTCGCGCTCACCGGCTGGGTGACGGCCACCGCCCCGGCCGCCCGGGCCGACGACCCCGTCACCCTGTCCCAGCAGGGGCAGATCACCGACCGCGTGGGCGCCCTGGGCGACCGCGGGGCCGCCGTGACGGCCGCGCTGGACAAGCTGTACTCCGACCGGCGGATCCAGCTCTTCGTCACCTACGTACGCGACTTCTCCGGACGCTCCGCGCAGAGCTGGGCCGACGCCACCGCCCAGAAGAACGGCCTCGGGCAGAACGACGTCCTGCTGGCCGTCGCCACCGGGGCCCGGCAGTACGCCTATTCGGCCGATGCCGACTCCGGTTTCACCGCGGAGCAGCTCGCGGCGGTCGCGCAGACCGCCGTCGAGCCGGCCCTGAAGCAGAACGACTGGGCGGGCGCGGCGATCGGCGCGGCCAACGGCTACGACGCGGTCCTGGGCGGGCGGCCCGTGCCGGTGCCCGCCATCACCCCCGGCGAGGCCGATCCCGGTGGCGCCTCGGCGAGCGGCGGGAGCGGCGCCGGGGACTTCGTCCTGCCGGTGGTCGCGGTCGGCGCGGCCGGCGCCCTCGGGGCGTACGCGTACAGCCGCCGCAAGCGCAGGAACGCGAGCGGCGGCGGCGACCCGAAGACCACCGGCTGGTCCGGGCAGGACACCCCACCCGCACCGCCCGCCCTGCCGGACCTGGACGCGAAGGCCAGGGCCATGCTGGTGGGGACCGATGACGCGATCCGCACGAGCACCGAGGAACTCGGCTTCGCCACCGCCCAGTTCGGCGAGGAGGCGGTAGCGGCGTTCACAGCGGCCGTGGAATATGGCAAGGGCGAGCTGACGGCCGCGTTCCGGCTGCGCCAGCAGCTCGACGACGCGTACCCGGAGGACGACGCCACCCGGCGCCGGATGCTGGACGAGATCGTCGCCCGCTGCACGGAGGCGAGCCGGCGGCTCGACGCCGAGACGGCGGACTTCGACCGGCTGCGGGACCTGGAGAAGAACGCGCCGCAGGCACTCGCGACGGTGGAGGGCCACTTCCGCGAACTGACGGGCCGTACGACGACGGCGGAGGCGACCCTCACGGCGCTCGGCCGCCAGTACGCGGACTCCGCGTCCGCGCCGGTGGCCTCCAACCCCGAACAGGCGAAGGACCGGCTGCTGTTCGCGACCACCAGCCTGGGCGAGGCCCGCGCCGCGCTGGGCACCGGCGACAACGGCAGGGCCGCCGTGCACGTCCGGGCCGCCGAGGGCGCGGTGGACCAGGCGACGACCCTGGTGGACGCGGTGGAGCGGCGCGCGCAGGAGCTCGCGGAGGCCGCCGGGAAGCTCACGGGCGCGCTGAACGAGACGGACACGGACCTCGCCGACGCGCGCGGCCTGCTGACCGGCACCACCGAGGGCACCTCGACCGCCGATCTGCGCGGCCGGATCAGCCGGGCGGAGGCGGTACTGGCCGACGTACGGCAGGAGCAGAGCGCCGGCCGGTACGACCCGCTGGACGCCCTGCGCCGCGTGGAGGAGGCCGACGCGGCCCTCGACGAGGCGCTGGCCGGTGCCCGCGAGCGCGAGTCGGGCCGCCAGCGGGCGACGGCCCTGCTCGACCAGGCCCTGCTCACGGCCCGCAGCGCGATCGGCGCGGCCGCGGACTACATCACCACCAGCCGGGGCGCGGTGGGCAGCCAGGCCCGTACCCGGCTGGCGGAGGCGCAGCGCCACCTGGAACGGTCCGCCTCCCTGGCGGGCCCGGACCCGGCGGGCGCCCTCGCCGAGGCCCAGCAGGCGGACTCACTGGCGCGCCAGGCGCAGCAACTGGCCGAGCAGGACGTGCGGGGGTACCAGAACCCGTACGGCGGTGGCGGCCGGCAGCAGGGCAGCGGCATGAGCGGCGCGGTGCTCGGCGGGATCATCCTCGGCGAAATCCTGAACGGCGGCCGGGGCCGCGGCGGAGGCGGCTTCGGCGGGGGCTTCGGCGGGGGCGGCGGCTTCGGCGGCGGCGGGGGCGGCAGCGGCCCGGGCTCCTTCGGCGGCGGCGGCACCCGCGGCCGCATGGGCGGCGGCGGCCGTTTCTAG
- a CDS encoding serine/threonine-protein kinase, which yields MSGGFAVRVGDQLADRYRLDQRLGQGGMGEVWRAHDTALDRAVAVKVLLEAATNDELVARFRREASIGARLQHPGITVVHDVGQEEGRLFIVMELLAGEDLRSALSRVPGGLPVAVALELAAQTAEALAAAHERSVIHRDLKPANLFLLPGGRLKICDFGIAHSSDATAGWTVTGRIFGSPPYMAPEQWRGERVDARCDLYALGCVLYALLSGEPPFGEAEGPYVLMRRHIEDPPLPLRRGGTPVAPELERLVLRLLAKEAADRPRSAEAVATTLRALLAGAGTPTGGGGGATAGDGGAGGPAGGGSGSGFVSGSVSESVSESGSMSGSMSGSGGGGIAGAGFGGPSGFDATGTEGGVGSGVREFVRELVREAEEALRAVPAGGEVPVEVLAVAADAAARFDAELADRLLAGAEIAAWDGGGGDGARVARLLTALARSTSAHAPARTRRLLTDAQQALFTVFGSNREGPLRVVAEELARVAPGQAAQIARDHFADGPAEKRLSARIGTAVAAADPAEAELQLALIPDAGLRGAATYDMVLAVAPRDLAAALRLSERIGSAGARLLALCQVARDRAEAGDAAGGARALEQAEEELPRFLEERAAWLREEAAHHAERGQLVQAQRLRDQAAGLLVRRPRADTDEKAGHALSSLASARARVERAAGPPLDPAVALERAGLARNLPDPAERARALARIARECVATGRTPWLATAAGAGTPPPGGTTSADRPEAARRQVAAAPGARAWHTGTRPDAVYAAGACVVWSSGSEVGCVRTDDGGTRWTAYADEGTAAPPLPGAGRLRVTCAADAATVYVEVRREGAPGVRLLAREPRDGRVRWWRDLPAERPLRSAGPVLLHGAPGDLTALRASTGETLWQRALPSPGTRSPHAAGDCLVLADDRLIQALHLPTGRPVWSFPRARPTERTMHGDQLSGGGVPVHLLLDRYALTALDRATGRELWRFVLGTPAERLLVERGTVYAAAHRPDQGTDLVFALDSGTGALRWQRALTRREGSVCALELLGLRPGGLYVEVRRGGRRGLLKRAADPFVTVLDPATGKPVRHWDPPAPATGDSLLIGDHLVLPRPALTAYALP from the coding sequence ATGTCAGGGGGCTTCGCGGTGCGGGTGGGGGATCAGCTGGCGGACCGGTACCGCCTCGACCAGCGGCTCGGCCAGGGCGGCATGGGCGAGGTGTGGCGGGCGCACGACACGGCACTGGACCGGGCCGTGGCGGTGAAGGTGCTGCTGGAGGCGGCCACGAACGACGAGCTGGTCGCCCGGTTCCGGCGCGAGGCCAGCATCGGGGCGCGGCTGCAGCACCCCGGCATCACGGTCGTGCACGACGTGGGGCAGGAGGAGGGCCGGCTCTTCATCGTCATGGAGCTGCTCGCGGGCGAGGACCTGCGCAGCGCCCTGTCCCGGGTGCCGGGCGGGCTGCCCGTGGCGGTCGCGCTGGAACTGGCGGCGCAGACCGCGGAGGCGCTGGCCGCCGCGCACGAACGCTCGGTGATCCACCGGGACCTGAAGCCGGCCAACCTCTTCCTGTTGCCCGGGGGCCGGCTGAAGATATGCGACTTCGGCATCGCGCACTCCTCGGACGCCACGGCCGGCTGGACGGTCACCGGCCGGATCTTCGGCAGCCCGCCGTACATGGCCCCCGAGCAGTGGCGGGGCGAGCGGGTGGACGCCCGGTGCGATCTGTACGCGCTGGGGTGCGTGCTGTACGCGCTGCTGAGCGGAGAGCCGCCCTTCGGGGAGGCCGAGGGCCCCTACGTCCTGATGCGCCGGCACATCGAGGACCCGCCGCTCCCGCTCCGCCGGGGCGGCACACCGGTCGCGCCGGAGCTGGAGCGGCTGGTGCTCCGGCTGCTGGCCAAGGAGGCGGCGGACCGGCCCCGGTCGGCCGAGGCGGTGGCCACGACCCTACGGGCCCTGCTGGCCGGGGCCGGGACCCCGACGGGCGGCGGTGGCGGAGCCACGGCCGGGGACGGTGGGGCCGGGGGGCCGGCCGGGGGTGGATCCGGTTCCGGATTTGTGTCCGGGTCCGTGTCCGAGTCTGTGTCCGAGTCCGGGTCCATGTCCGGGTCCATGTCCGGGTCCGGAGGCGGAGGCATTGCCGGGGCCGGCTTCGGCGGCCCTTCCGGCTTCGACGCCACGGGCACGGAGGGGGGCGTTGGCTCCGGTGTGCGGGAGTTCGTGAGGGAGTTGGTGCGGGAGGCCGAGGAGGCGCTGCGGGCGGTGCCGGCGGGCGGGGAGGTGCCCGTCGAGGTGCTGGCCGTGGCCGCCGATGCCGCGGCCCGCTTCGACGCGGAGCTCGCGGACCGGCTGCTGGCCGGCGCCGAGATCGCGGCGTGGGACGGCGGCGGGGGCGACGGGGCGCGGGTGGCCAGGCTGCTGACCGCCCTGGCCAGGAGCACTTCGGCGCACGCCCCGGCCCGGACCCGGCGGCTGCTCACCGACGCGCAGCAGGCGCTGTTCACGGTGTTCGGATCCAACCGTGAGGGCCCGCTGCGCGTGGTGGCGGAGGAGCTGGCCCGGGTCGCGCCCGGGCAGGCCGCGCAGATCGCCCGGGACCACTTCGCGGACGGACCGGCCGAGAAGCGGCTCTCCGCCCGCATCGGGACGGCCGTCGCGGCCGCCGATCCCGCCGAGGCCGAGCTGCAGTTGGCGCTGATACCGGACGCCGGGCTGCGCGGGGCCGCCACCTACGACATGGTGCTGGCCGTCGCCCCGCGCGACCTGGCGGCGGCCCTGCGGCTCAGCGAGCGGATCGGCTCCGCCGGGGCCCGGCTGCTGGCACTGTGCCAAGTGGCCCGCGACCGCGCCGAGGCCGGGGACGCGGCGGGCGGGGCCCGGGCGCTGGAGCAGGCCGAGGAGGAGCTGCCCCGGTTCCTGGAGGAGCGGGCGGCCTGGCTGCGCGAGGAGGCGGCGCACCACGCCGAACGCGGGCAGCTCGTGCAGGCGCAGCGGTTGCGCGACCAGGCCGCCGGGCTGCTGGTCCGCCGCCCCCGGGCGGACACCGACGAGAAGGCCGGCCACGCCCTGTCCTCGCTGGCCTCGGCCCGGGCCCGCGTGGAGCGGGCCGCCGGGCCGCCGCTGGACCCGGCGGTGGCGCTGGAGCGCGCGGGCCTGGCGCGGAACCTGCCGGACCCGGCGGAACGGGCCCGCGCGCTGGCCCGTATCGCGCGGGAGTGCGTGGCGACGGGCCGGACGCCCTGGCTGGCGACGGCCGCCGGCGCCGGCACCCCGCCGCCGGGCGGTACGACGTCCGCGGACCGCCCGGAAGCCGCGCGGCGGCAGGTCGCGGCGGCCCCGGGGGCGCGCGCGTGGCACACCGGCACCCGGCCGGACGCCGTGTACGCGGCGGGTGCGTGCGTGGTGTGGAGCTCGGGGTCCGAGGTGGGCTGCGTACGGACCGACGACGGCGGCACGCGCTGGACGGCGTACGCCGACGAGGGCACGGCCGCGCCGCCGCTGCCGGGGGCCGGCCGGCTGCGGGTGACCTGCGCGGCGGACGCCGCCACCGTCTACGTCGAGGTGCGGCGGGAGGGTGCGCCGGGGGTACGGCTGCTGGCGCGCGAGCCCCGGGACGGGCGCGTGCGGTGGTGGCGGGACCTGCCCGCGGAGCGGCCGCTGCGCAGCGCCGGACCGGTGCTCCTGCACGGGGCGCCGGGCGATCTGACCGCGCTGCGGGCTTCGACCGGCGAGACCCTGTGGCAGCGCGCCCTGCCCTCCCCCGGCACCCGGTCGCCCCACGCGGCGGGTGACTGCCTGGTCCTGGCGGACGACCGGCTGATCCAGGCCCTGCACCTGCCGACGGGCCGCCCGGTGTGGTCCTTCCCCCGGGCGCGCCCCACGGAGCGCACGATGCACGGTGACCAGCTGTCCGGGGGCGGCGTCCCGGTCCACCTCCTCCTGGACAGGTACGCGCTGACGGCGCTGGACCGGGCCACCGGCCGGGAGCTGTGGCGGTTCGTGCTGGGCACCCCGGCGGAGCGGCTGCTGGTCGAGCGGGGCACGGTGTACGCGGCCGCGCACCGCCCGGACCAGGGCACGGACCTGGTCTTCGCGCTCGACTCCGGGACCGGGGCGCTGCGCTGGCAGCGGGCGCTGACTCGGCGGGAGGGCTCGGTGTGCGCGCTCGAACTGCTGGGCCTGCGCCCGGGCGGCCTGTACGTGGAGGTCCGGCGGGGCGGGCGGCGCGGCCTGCTGAAGCGCGCCGCGGATCCCTTCGTCACCGTGCTGGACCCGGCGACGGGCAAACCCGTCCGCCACTGGGACCCGCCGGCCCCGGCGACCGGGGACAGCCTGCTGATCGGCGACCACCTGGTCCTCCCCCGCCCCGCACTCACGGCGTACGCCTTGCCGTAG
- a CDS encoding succinate dehydrogenase/fumarate reductase iron-sulfur subunit: MTTYDAAFRIWRGDAEGGELRDFTVEVNDGEVVLDIVHRLQATQASDLAVRWNCKAGKCGSCSAEVNGRPRLMCMTRMSTFTREETITVTPLRAFPVVRDLVTDVSFNYQKAREVPAFVPPAGVAPGEYRMQQVDVERSQEFRKCIECFLCQDTCHVVRDHEENKTAFAGPRFLMRVAELDMHPLDAAQEVGLDRKRTAQEEHGLGYCNITKCCTEVCPEGIKITDNALIPLKERAVDRKYDPLVWLGSKIRRRSGQ; this comes from the coding sequence GTGACTACCTACGATGCCGCGTTCCGGATCTGGCGGGGCGACGCGGAGGGCGGCGAGCTGCGCGACTTCACCGTGGAGGTGAACGACGGGGAGGTGGTCCTGGACATCGTCCACCGGCTCCAGGCCACCCAGGCCTCGGACCTCGCGGTGCGGTGGAACTGCAAGGCGGGCAAGTGCGGTTCGTGCAGCGCGGAGGTCAACGGGCGGCCGCGGCTGATGTGCATGACGCGGATGTCGACCTTCACCCGCGAGGAGACGATCACGGTGACCCCGCTGCGGGCCTTCCCGGTCGTCCGCGACCTGGTGACGGACGTGTCCTTCAACTACCAGAAGGCCCGCGAGGTCCCGGCCTTCGTACCGCCCGCCGGGGTCGCGCCGGGCGAGTACCGGATGCAGCAGGTGGACGTGGAGCGTTCGCAGGAGTTCAGGAAGTGCATCGAGTGCTTCCTGTGCCAGGACACCTGTCACGTGGTGCGTGACCACGAGGAGAACAAGACCGCCTTCGCGGGCCCCCGGTTCCTGATGCGGGTGGCGGAGCTGGACATGCACCCGCTGGACGCCGCGCAGGAGGTGGGCCTGGACCGCAAGCGCACGGCCCAGGAGGAGCACGGGCTCGGCTACTGCAACATCACCAAGTGCTGCACGGAGGTCTGCCCCGAAGGGATCAAGATCACGGACAACGCCCTGATCCCGCTGAAGGAGCGGGCCGTGGACCGCAAGTACGACCCTCTGGTGTGGCTGGGGAGCAAGATCCGGCGGCGTTCCGGGCAGTAG